The window GTTTCCGGAAGCAGCGGCGCCCCTGCCGCCGCCCCCGGCGCCGCCCCCGAGGACCTGGCCCTTCTCCAGTACACCTCGGGGAGCACCGGCAGCCAGAAGGGGGTCATGCTCACCCACGCCAACCTCCTGGCGAATCTCCGGGCCATCGGGAAGGGAGTCCGGCTCGGCCCCGACGACGTGGCGGTGTCGTGGCTGCCCCTCTACCACGACATGGGCCTCATCGGGCTCATGCTCGGCTCCCTCTACTGGGGCATCCCCCTGGTGGCGCTCTCCCCCATCGACTTTCTGCGCCGGCCGGTCCGCTGGCTGCGCGCCATGTCCGAGCACCGGGGCACCGTCTCGGCGGGGCCGAACTTCGCCTACAGCCTGGCCGCCCGAAAGATCCGGGACGAGGACCTCAAAGGGCTCGATCTCTCCTGCTGGCGGGTGGCCCTGTGCGGCGCCGAGCCCATCCACCCCTCCACCGTAGAGGGGTTCACCCGGCGCTTCGCTCCCCGCGGCTTTCGCGCCGAAGCCTTCTTCCCGGCCTACGGGCTCGCGGAGAACACGCTGGCCGTGTCGTTTGCCGACCTGGGGCAGCCGCCCCACCTGGAGCACGTGGACGCCCGACTCCTGGAGACCCAGGGGCGGGCCGTCCCCGTGCCCCCGGGCCCGGACGCCCGGACCCTGGTCAGCGTGGGGCGCCCCCTGGAAACCATCCAGGTGGGGATTGCCGACGACGCGGGCGCGGCGCTGCCGGAGGGAACCCGGGGGGAGGTGGTCCTTCGGGGGCCCTCGGTCATGGCGGGGTACTACGGCAACCCCGAGGCCACCGCCCGGACCCTGGCCGGCGGGTGGCTCCACACGGGGGATCTGGGGTTCTTCGTGGACGGGCGCCTCTACATCTGCGGTCGCAAGAAAGACATGGTCATCAAGGCCGGCCGGAACTAC is drawn from Thermodesulfobacteriota bacterium and contains these coding sequences:
- a CDS encoding fatty acyl-AMP ligase encodes the protein MSGFTDALAGETTLIGALEARAGRSGAQQWLTLYARDRVACTLSYRELWEGAGRWAGHLRSRGVEAGDRVLLVLPTERAFYEAYWGILRAGAVPVPAYPPVRLGRVEEYLQGLRGLIRNSGARALLTSEAVRPLLRPVQEAGEGEQGLAFLVPGEVSGSSGAPAAAPGAAPEDLALLQYTSGSTGSQKGVMLTHANLLANLRAIGKGVRLGPDDVAVSWLPLYHDMGLIGLMLGSLYWGIPLVALSPIDFLRRPVRWLRAMSEHRGTVSAGPNFAYSLAARKIRDEDLKGLDLSCWRVALCGAEPIHPSTVEGFTRRFAPRGFRAEAFFPAYGLAENTLAVSFADLGQPPHLEHVDARLLETQGRAVPVPPGPDARTLVSVGRPLETIQVGIADDAGAALPEGTRGEVVLRGPSVMAGYYGNPEATARTLAGGWLHTGDLGFFVDGRLYICGRKKDMVIKAGRNYFAEDLEAAAAAVPGVRPGGLAVFAVENEARGTEEVVLVAEVREDAPREGLAETLRARVSEATGCRPDRIVLVAPHTLAKTSSGKIQRFKARQWYLDGSLTSRGGERRTTGLWIYAKAWLRDKLRLGRNG